One window of Atribacter laminatus genomic DNA carries:
- the istA gene encoding IS21 family transposase has protein sequence MPQKGLSMRKIREILKYRYEYDHGIRAIARLLHLSHSTVLEYLRRARACGITWPLPEGMDDETLERMLFPKRRRSIPQRTMPDITFLCTELAKKGMTLSLLWEEYKATHPDGYQYSQFCHWFHEKRKTLDCSFRQIHRFGEKLFTDFAGQTVPIQDRVTGSTHPVHIFVAVLGASNYTYVEAFELEDLANWIHAHRHTLEFLQGVPELIVPDNTRCAVKKASRYDPDLKSHFLVILPITMGVPSIPPE, from the coding sequence GTGCCGCAGAAAGGATTATCCATGCGAAAGATACGAGAAATTTTGAAATATCGGTATGAATACGATCACGGAATTCGAGCCATAGCTCGGCTTCTTCACCTCTCTCATAGTACGGTGCTCGAATATCTCCGTCGGGCCAGAGCCTGTGGTATCACTTGGCCGCTTCCCGAAGGAATGGATGATGAAACTCTGGAACGGATGTTGTTTCCAAAGAGACGCCGTTCAATCCCACAGCGCACTATGCCCGATATCACTTTCCTCTGTACTGAACTTGCGAAAAAGGGAATGACCTTGAGTTTACTCTGGGAAGAGTACAAAGCAACCCATCCTGACGGCTACCAGTATTCCCAGTTCTGTCATTGGTTCCATGAAAAAAGAAAAACCCTTGACTGTTCCTTCCGTCAGATACACCGTTTTGGAGAGAAGCTCTTCACCGATTTTGCCGGTCAAACTGTCCCCATTCAAGATCGTGTGACCGGGAGCACCCATCCTGTCCATATCTTTGTTGCGGTTCTCGGAGCGAGTAACTACACTTATGTAGAAGCTTTCGAACTAGAGGATCTCGCAAACTGGATTCACGCGCATCGCCATACTCTGGAATTTCTCCAGGGGGTTCCCGAGCTCATCGTTCCCGATAACACCCGCTGTGCAGTGAAGAAAGCCTCCCGCTATGATCCAGATCTAAAATCCCATTTTTTAGTGATTTTGCCGATCACTATGGGTGTACCATCTATCCCGCCCGAGTGA
- a CDS encoding DUF4372 domain-containing protein, whose amino-acid sequence MNKCSSVFGQILQIFNRYEFERMVSETQSEKGSKGFSSWDQFVAMLFCQLGQAHSLREICGGLATCLGKIKHLGVKGAPHRSTLAYS is encoded by the coding sequence ATGAATAAGTGTAGCAGTGTTTTTGGTCAAATTCTTCAGATATTTAATCGGTATGAATTTGAAAGAATGGTTAGTGAAACCCAATCTGAAAAAGGAAGCAAGGGTTTTAGTTCCTGGGATCAATTCGTTGCCATGCTTTTCTGTCAATTAGGCCAAGCCCATTCCCTCCGAGAGATCTGTGGAGGACTGGCGACTTGCCTGGGAAAAATAAAACACTTAGGAGTGAAAGGAGCTCCCCACCGGTCAACGCTGGCTTATTCATGA
- a CDS encoding ATP-binding protein, with protein MVLSLATCEWITAHHHLLITGPTGVGKSYLANAFGYQACRLGYSVVNYRTSRFLDLVRGSRLDGRYPTLVRKIQKMRLLILDEF; from the coding sequence ATGGTTCTATCTCTGGCCACCTGTGAATGGATCACCGCTCATCATCATCTCCTCATCACTGGTCCCACTGGAGTGGGGAAAAGCTATCTGGCCAATGCCTTTGGGTATCAGGCCTGCCGGCTTGGGTATTCGGTGGTGAATTACCGGACCTCACGATTTCTCGATCTCGTGAGGGGAAGTCGCCTAGATGGTCGTTATCCCACCTTGGTACGGAAGATCCAAAAAATGAGACTCCTCATTCTCGATGAGTTCTGA
- a CDS encoding ATP-binding protein has protein sequence MSQLSFKERLSLAVDREWNEREGKKIKIRLREAKLKMNAAIEDIDFLTPIGIGSRNGSISGHL, from the coding sequence GTGTCCCAACTCTCTTTTAAGGAACGACTCAGCCTTGCCGTCGATCGGGAATGGAATGAACGGGAAGGAAAGAAAATTAAAATTCGGCTTCGGGAAGCAAAACTCAAAATGAATGCTGCCATTGAAGATATTGATTTTCTCACTCCTATAGGGATTGGATCGAGGAATGGTTCTATCTCTGGCCACCTGTGA
- a CDS encoding ATP-binding protein produces MSSEWSISPPMMPGISLISFKDRNGTGSICLVSQIPIENWYDTIPLPTIADAIMDRLIHNSYRIEMRGESMRKKNTHLD; encoded by the coding sequence ATGAGTTCTGAATGGTCGATTTCACCCCCGATGATGCCCGGAATCTCTTTGATATCTTTTAAAGATCGGAATGGAACTGGTTCAATTTGCTTAGTGAGCCAAATCCCAATAGAGAATTGGTACGATACCATTCCCCTACCCACTATTGCCGATGCCATCATGGATCGGTTGATTCATAACTCATATCGAATTGAAATGCGAGGTGAATCGATGAGAAAAAAGAACACACATCTTGATTGA
- a CDS encoding IS4 family transposase: protein MNLSSTLFDWARFRQTKGAVKLHLLLDHEGYLPVFSTISEGCVHEVNIARELSFPKGSILAIDRGYTDYSLFSHWTDTGVYFVTRQKDNASYRVVEKRPVPQNRNILKDEIILFTGYYAKQYYPNPVRRIEVDDRDNNRVIVCLTNHFDFGVTPIARIYQER from the coding sequence TTGAACTTGAGTAGTACTCTCTTTGACTGGGCTCGGTTTCGGCAAACCAAAGGAGCGGTGAAGCTCCATCTCCTCCTTGATCACGAAGGCTACCTTCCCGTCTTTTCTACGATCAGTGAAGGCTGTGTTCATGAGGTCAATATAGCCCGAGAACTTTCCTTTCCCAAGGGTTCGATTTTAGCCATTGACCGAGGCTATACTGATTATTCCCTCTTTTCCCACTGGACCGACACTGGGGTTTACTTCGTTACCAGACAAAAAGACAATGCTAGCTACCGGGTGGTTGAAAAAAGACCGGTCCCTCAAAACCGTAACATCCTCAAAGATGAGATCATTCTCTTTACTGGTTATTATGCCAAGCAATACTATCCTAACCCTGTACGACGGATCGAAGTAGATGACCGCGACAACAACCGAGTGATTGTTTGTCTGACTAACCACTTCGATTTTGGAGTGACTCCCATTGCTCGAATCTATCAAGAACGCTAG
- a CDS encoding Mu transposase domain-containing protein: MENGVLLVERWILARFRHHSFFHLAELNQKVSELRDQLNSRPFQKISGNRKERFLQFEQRTLHPLPPTPYEFLQMVVATVPSDYHVRVDGHYYSVPHSLVGRRVDIRVSPQTCEILAGGSRVASHERRFDEGGMSTISTHRPHAHQAYVSWTLKSPLGICRIYWPGNSLLFTGYC; the protein is encoded by the coding sequence GTGGAAAATGGGGTCCTCCTCGTTGAACGATGGATTTTAGCCCGTTTCCGTCATCACTCCTTTTTCCATCTGGCGGAACTCAACCAAAAAGTGAGCGAACTTCGCGATCAGCTCAATAGCCGACCGTTCCAGAAGATCAGTGGGAATCGCAAAGAACGATTCCTCCAGTTTGAACAAAGAACCCTTCATCCTCTTCCACCCACTCCCTATGAATTTCTCCAGATGGTGGTCGCGACCGTTCCTTCTGATTACCACGTCAGAGTTGATGGTCATTATTACAGCGTCCCCCACTCTCTAGTAGGGAGACGAGTCGATATCCGAGTGAGTCCTCAAACATGCGAAATCCTCGCTGGTGGAAGTCGGGTGGCTTCCCATGAACGCCGATTTGACGAAGGAGGGATGTCTACCATATCTACTCATCGCCCTCATGCTCACCAAGCCTATGTCTCCTGGACTTTAAAAAGCCCTCTGGGAATTTGCCGAATATATTGGCCCGGCAACAGTCTCCTTTTTACAGGCTATTGCTGA